The genomic stretch AATCTCTTCTCTACAGTCTCGTCAATATCATCTCTGACCAGATTCCAAGTTATATGTGTAATTTCGTAGATTgaacttctctttcttcttgggTTTCAGGAAGGTTTTGGCTCCGATCGGTTCGATTATCTGTTGGGCATTGAACTGTGtggcattgtttttttttttttttttggtaaggaaactGTGTGGCATTGTTCAGTTGTCTTTTAGTTTAGATTTCCTATGCTGAATTGAGGAAATTAGTGATTATGATCATGTGACTGGGATCATTTTCTGTGATCGGTTTCTGATGTTCGATGTCAATGGCCTCGATCAGGAGAACTTTGCCTCCTTATAATGTTAGCAATTACCAAAATAGGGACTTGTTAGGATCATCACCAAATCAAAGGCCTTTCTATGTTTTTGGCAAAGCATCATCTGCTTCGCTGGGTTTCGCTGCATCGGGAATTAGGATCCACGGAATGTTCGCTGCCATTTTCCCTGGAAAGTACCTGAGAAAGTCTCCGCCATTGTGGAGATCATTTTATaggtttttgttgtttttcacACTAGGATTTTTACTGGGTTTGACCCCTTATGGGCGTGTGAACGACTTGCGAGCCCATCATTCATTGGAGGTTAAGTCGCCTCCGATCAATGTCCAGTTGGATGGTGACGTGGATCAGTCGATTGAGCGTCAGGATTTCATCGTTAGAGCTGTTAACTTGAGGGTAGAAGAAAAGGTTGAGTTGAATTTGGAAGAGGGTTCGAGTTTGGTGCCTAAAAAGCAGCTGATTGTGATTACACCGACGTATAACAGGGCCTTGCAGGCCTACTTTTTGAATAGGCTTGGTCAGGTATTAAGGCTCGTGCAACCTCCATTGTTGTGGATTGTGGTGGAGATGGATGCAGGTTCAATGGAGACTGCAGACATATTGAGGAAAACTGGGGTCATGTATAGGCATTTGGTGTGTGGTAAGAACGTGACAGATGTGAAAGACCGGGTTGTGCATCAGCAGAACAGAGCATTGGAGCACATCCAGCACCATCAACTCGATGGTATTGTTTACTTTGCAGATGACTATAACATCTACTCAATAGAGTTGTTCGAGAACCTGAGACAAATtaggtatttataggctttacaagtttcttctttatttgttgCTTGTGTTTGTTTTGATGATATGCCATTTAGAAGCTCTTTTAATTGTCAATAGTTTTCATGGCTCGAATCTTTGTTTAATTGTAAGTATCTTGCTTCAAGATATGGCATTGTTGGACTGAAGGTGTCTCAGAACAGGAACAGTTGGAAACTCAAAGATGAGTTCTTATGTTTTCCGCATCATAATTAGCCTTGCTGGCAAGGGATTAAGTAGCCCTTAACTGGAAACACCATAGGATTGTAGATGTGTTTGTTACTTACTTTTTGCCGGTTTATTATCttgcactattt from Rhodamnia argentea isolate NSW1041297 chromosome 2, ASM2092103v1, whole genome shotgun sequence encodes the following:
- the LOC115739597 gene encoding probable beta-1,4-xylosyltransferase IRX9H; the protein is MSMASIRRTLPPYNVSNYQNRDLLGSSPNQRPFYVFGKASSASLGFAASGIRIHGMFAAIFPGKYLRKSPPLWRSFYRFLLFFTLGFLLGLTPYGRVNDLRAHHSLEVKSPPINVQLDGDVDQSIERQDFIVRAVNLRVEEKVELNLEEGSSLVPKKQLIVITPTYNRALQAYFLNRLGQVLRLVQPPLLWIVVEMDAGSMETADILRKTGVMYRHLVCGKNVTDVKDRVVHQQNRALEHIQHHQLDGIVYFADDYNIYSIELFENLRQISHFGTWPVAMLAQSRNKAILEGPVCNGSQVIGWHTNERSKRLHRFNVNKSGFAFNSTILWDPKRWHRAISHPIRLVDSSKEGFQGTKFIEQVVEDESQMEAIPSSCSLIMSWHLHLDGRGLSYPRGWLLQKNLDIVLPIR